TTCAGTTTCCTTCGAGAAATTCGATTGTATTCAGGTGCAGCACCGGACTCCGACTCCGCAGGCTTCTTGCCGCGAGGAATCCGCTGAGCCGCACCGCCGCCCCGGGCTTCGCTGCCGCCAGCACGCTGGCGAGATCGCCAACGGCCACCGCCTGCACTTCCACCGAAACGTCTCGGGTCAGCCCCGCTTCGACCTGTTTCGATTCGTGTGCCAACACGCAGCTTGCGATCGGCACTCCGGCAGGCGTTCGACGCAGCGGCAGCAACTCGGCCACGCGCGCATCGAGGCGCAGTTCATTCAATCCCGGGTCAGGCAACTCAGGCGGCAGCCGCTTCGCTGTCGGCCGGCTTCGCTTCGTCGGACGCCGTGCTCAGCGAGCGCGACTTCTCTTCCTTCATCATCGGCGAAGGCGTGGTGACCGCCTTCTTCATCTTGATGGTGAGGTGGCGCAGCACTGCATCGTTGAACTTGAAGGCGTGCTCGAGTTCGTTCAGCGTCTCGCCGTCGCACTCGATGTTCATCAGCACGTAGTGAGCCTTGTGCACCTTCTGGATCGGGTAGGCCATCTGGCGGCGGCCCCAGTCTTCCAGGCGGTGGATCTGCCCGTTGCGGCCGGTCACGAGCGTCTTGTAGCGCTCGACCATCGCCGGCACCTGTTCCGATTGGTCAGGGTGGACGATGAAGACGATTTCATAATGTCGCATGCAAACTCCTTGCGGTTGGTTGTTGCAGCCCCCCGGCATGCGGTCCGGTGGAGCAAGGGAAGCCCGGCAGTCTATCAAGAACTTCTGAAGAATCAAAGCCCGGCGCATTGTTACCGCCTTGTCTCGGCTGCGTTACAAAAGCCTGCTTACACTCTGCCGCAGCGCGCAGATGACCGCCTCGCCTAGTATCCAGTGCATCGGGGCCCTGCCCTGCAAGGACAACACGAACGAGGCAGACCATGAATACCACCCTGACCCGCAGGCTCGCCGCCACCCTCCTCTGCGGCGGCATCCTTTCGGCTTTCGCGCCGGCCGCACTGGCTGACCGCGATGATCGCGGCCCGTACTGGGGCCACCAGAAGCACGCCCACAAGCACAAGCACCACCACCGCCACCACTGGGACGAACGCACCGTCTATCGCGAGAAGGTCATCATCCGCGAGCGTCCGCGCTATTACCGCGAACCGATCGTCCATCACCACTACTACGAGCCGGCCTACCGCTCGTACAGCCACAGCCGCGCGCCGGCAGTGGTGATCGGCGTGGACATCCCGCCACTGGTGATCCCGCTGCGCTGACGGCCAGCACCGGGACCGCCTCCACGCGTCAACGCGGGCGGCTGTCCCAGATCTTCTGCAGGCGCTTTACCGACACGGGCATCGGCGTCCTGAGTTCCTGGGCGTAAAGGCCGACGCGCAACTCCTCCAGCAACCAGCGGAACTCCTCCAGCGCGGGGTCCTCGACGCCGGCCCGACGGCGGGCGAGGCGCTCGCGCTCCCAAACCTGTGCGAGCTGCTTCCATTCGGCCATCGCCTGTGCGTCGCGCGCCGGATTGTTGCGAAGTTTGTCCAGCCGCACCGCGTCGCCCTTGAGGTAGCGCGGGAAGTGCGCCAGCCTTTCCCACGCAAAGGCGACGAGAAAATCCTTGGGCAACAGCGCGGCAAGTTGCGCCTGGATGTCGGCGACAACCTCGGGGAAGGTCTTCAGTCCGGCCAGGCGCTTCTGCAGCCCCGCATACTCGGCAAGGAGCTGCCCGGTGAGACGCATGAATTCCTGCGCAACCAGACTCACCCGCGTCTTGGCCTCGGCGCAACGCTTCGCGAACGCATCCGCATTGGCAGGCAGCGGCTCGAGCAGGCAGCAGCGATTCAACGTCGCCTCGACCAGCCTCGCCTTCAGCTCGGCCTCGGTGCCGAAGTTCATGTACTGCAGCGCGAGTTCACGCAGGCCGGGCAAACGCTCGACCGCGCGCACCTGATCTTTCAGGCTGAGCGCGAACAAGCGGGCGAGGCCGCGCCGATGCACGCTCGCCGCCTCTTCCGGCGTGTCGTAAGGTCGCAGGGAAACGCTGTCGCCATCGTCGTGCAGGGCAGGAAACCCGATCACCTCGCGGCCCGCGACGCGGACTTCGAGCAGTTCGGGCAGTTCGCCGAACGTCCATGCGGTGAAACCGGACAGAGCCGGCGCTGCCGTGGCCGGCGCCACCGGTGCATTGCCCCCTCGCCCCGCTGGCGCGCCCTGGACGGCACGACGCTCGGCCTCAGCGCGCCCGCGCATCGAAGCGTCGCCGGACGCCCGCGCAGCCTGGCCTGCATCATCGCCGGCCGCTGCCGCCGCCCCGACGCCCGCGGCCGACAGCGCGCCCGCAAGCGCACCGCCGATCTTCGCCGCGGAGAAACGCGCCGCCACCTGCTCACGGAAGCGCACGCGCAACTCCATCAGGTTGCGCGACTGGCCCATCACCCGGCCGTGCTCGTCGATCACGCGGAAGTTCATGAAGCAGTGCGGCTTGAGGTTCTCCGGGCGGAAGCTCTCGAGCGGCAGCTTCAGCTGCACACGCTCCTCGACGAAGCGCTGCAGCATCTTCAACAGCGGCTCGTCGGTGTCGAACTCGCCAGCCTCGAAGGCAAGCATGAACGCCGCCGCGCTCTCGGCCACCGGCTGCAGGCGGTGGCGGTGTTTCTGCGGCACGGTCTTCATCAGCGCCGCGACCTTCTCTTCCAGCAGGCCCGGCACCAGCCACTCGCAGCGGTTGGCGGGAATCTGGTTGAGCATGGCGAGCGGCACGGCGAGCGTCACGCCGTCGTCGGCTTCGCCGGGCTGGTGCAGGTAGGTGAGCTTCAACTTCTGCCCGAGCACCTCCAGCGTCGGCGGGAAACGGTCCGTGGTGACCCCTTCCGCCTCGTGGCGCATCAGCTGCTCACGCGACAGGTGCAGCAGCTTCGGCTCGGCCTTCTCGGCCTGCTTGCGCCAGGCCTCCAGACCGGCGACGTCGCAGACCTCCGCCGGGAGCTTGCTGTCGTAGAAGGCCTCGATCAGCGTCTCGTCCACCAGCACATCGGGCCGACGCGACTTGTGCTCCAGACGCTCGATCTCCGCCACCAGACGCTGGTTGTGGGCGAGGAAGGCCATCGCGCGCGCCGGCCCCTCGGCGATTTCGCCCTGCACCAGGCCCTCGCGGATGAAGAGCTCGCGGCACAACGCGGGGTCGATGTCGCGGTAGGCCACGCCGCGACGCGGGTAGATCACCAGGCCGTACAGCGTGCCGCGCTCCCAGGCGCGCACCGCACCGGAGGACTTGGACCAGTGCGGCTCGAAGACCTGGCGCTTGATCAGGTGGCTGCCGACCTCCTCCACCCACTCCGGCTCGATGCGCGCGATGCAGCGGCCGAAGAGGCGCGAGGTCTCGACCTGCTCGGCGGCCACGATCCACTTGCCCGCCTTCTTCGCCAGCGACGAACCGGGATGCGGCCAGAATCTGATGCCGCGCGCGCCCAGATACGAACCCGCCTGCGGCCCCTTGGTTGCGTACTCTCCGTCGTCCACCTTGCAGCCGACGTTGCCGAGCAGGCCGGCGAGCAGCGCCTTGTGGATCGCCTCGTAGTTGGCCGATTGCGTGTTCTCCTTCCAGCCGTGCTCGGCGCACAGCGAATGCAGCTGGGTGAACACGTCGCGCCACTCGCGCATGCGCATGTAGTTGAGGAAGTGCTTCTTGCACCAGGCCTTCTGCTTGCTGGACGACTCATGGCGCTGCACCTCGTCCCAGGCCTTCCACAGGTGCCAGTACCACAGGAACTCGGACTTCTGGTCCTGTTCCCCGCCGCGGAACTTCGCATGCGCCTGGTCGGCGCCGCCGGGGCTGTCCTGCGGGCGCTCGCGCGGGTCCTGCACCGACAGCGCGGCGGCGATCACCAGCAGCTCGGCGAGCGCGCCACGGTCCCGCGCGGCGAGGATCATGCGGCCGATGCGCGGGTCGAGCGGCAGCCTGGCCAGCTCGATGCCGATCGGAGTGAGCTTGCGCTCATCGTCGTCGCTGACGGCGCCGAGCTCGGCGAGCAACGCGTAGCCGTCGCCGATCAGGCGCGAGCCGGGCGCGTCGATGAAGGGGAAGTCCTCCACCGCGCCCAGCTTCAGGGCCTTCATGCGCAGGATCACGCCCGCGAGCGAGGAGCGCAGGATCTCCGGGTCGGTGTGCGCCGGACGACGATTGAAGTCGTCCTCGTCGTAGAGGCGGAAGCAGATGCCGTCCATGACCCGGCCGCAGCGGCCGGCGCGCTGCTGGGCCGCCGATTGGGCGATCTTCTCGACCTGCAACTGCTCGACCTTGTTGCGCGGCGAGTAGCGCTTGATGCGCGCCAGCCCGGTATCGACCACGTAGCGGATGCCGGGCACGGTCAGCGAGGTCTCGGCGACGTTGGTCGACAGCACCACCCGGCGCCCGTTGGAGGCCGAGAACACCCGCGCCTGCTCCTGCGCCGACTGGCGTGCGAATAGCGGCAGGATCTCGGTGCCGGGCAGGTGATGGGCCTTTCTCAGTGCCTCGGCGGCCTCGCGGATCTCCCGCTCGCCGGGCAGGAAGACCAGCACGTCGCCCGGGCCGCAGCGCTGTGCCTCATCGACCGCGTCGACCAGCGCGTCCAGCAGGTCACGGCTCTTGTCTTTCGACTTGTCGCCTTTCGCCGCCGCCGTGCGTGCTGCGGCAGCGGGGTCGACCTCTTCGCTCTCCACCGGCCGGTAGCGCATCTCGATCGGATACAGCCGGCCGGAGACCTCGATCACCGGCGCCGGCTTGCCTGCGGCGTCGGCGAAGTGATTGGCGAAACGCTCCGCGTCCAGCGTCGCCGAGGTCACGATCACCTTCAGGTCCGGCCGGCGCGGCAGCAGCGTCCTGAGGTAGCCGAGCAGGAAGTCGATGTTGAGGCTGCGCTCGTGGGCCTCGTCGATGATCAGGGTGTCGTAGGCGGCCAGCAGCGGGTCGGTCTGGGTCTCGGCGAGCAGGATGCCGTCGGTCATCAGCTTGATGTGGCTGCGCTCGCCGGTCTTGTCGGTAAAGCGGATCTTGTAGCCGACCACCTCGCCGAGCGGGCTCCTGAGCTCCTGCGCGATGCGGGTCGCGGTGGCGCGCGCGGCCAGCCGGCGCGGCTGGGTGTGGCCGATGAGGCCGGCGACGCCGCGCCCGAGCGTCATCGCGATCTTGGGCAGCTGGGTGGTCTTGCCCGAGCCGGTCTCGCCGCAGACGATGATGACCTGATGCGCCGCGAGCGCCGCCGCGATCTCGTCGCGGCGGGCCGACACCGGCAGCTCGGGCGGAAAATCCGGCGCCGGCAACGCAGCGCGGCGGGCAAGGAGTGCCGCGCGCGAACGCGCGCACAAGGCGTCGAAGTCGGCCTGCAGCCGCGTACGCTGCGCCGCAGCGCGCTCGTCGCCCTTCGCCGGGCGTGCGAGGTCCCGCGCCATGCGGCGCAGTCGCGGGCGATCGGCGCTCAGGCAGTCGTCGAAGTTCGGCAGGTCGGACGGGCGCCGTGCGCCCCGATGGTCAGCCCTCATGGATCCGTTTCAGCTTCGTCAGGGCGCGCATTATCCTCCGCATCGTCGCCTTGTTGGCGCCGCGGTGCGACAATGACGACTGTCCAAGCACGACCCGCCAGTCAAGACCGACCATGCCCGCCCACGCCATCGCCGCCGTCGTCTACACGCCCGCCGACAATATCGAGGCCCTGCTCGCGCAGGCAGCGCGCGAACTGGCCGCACGCGGCGTGAAGCTGGGCGGCGTGCTGCAGCACGACATCGCCGGCGTCATCGACGACCCCTGCGCGATGGAGCTGGAAAACCTCGAGACCGGCGAGAGCATTCCGCTGTCGCAGGAACTCGGCCGCGGCTCGGTGGCCTGCCGCGTCGATCCGGATGCGCTGGCACGCGGTTCGGTGGCGGTGCGCGGCGCGATCGCGCGCGGCGTCGGTCTGGTCATCATCAACAAGTTCGGCGCGCAGGAGGTTTCGGGCGCCGGCCTGCGCGACGAGATGGCCGAGACGGTGCTGGCTGGCGTACCGCTGCTGACGGCGGTGGGCGAGCGCTTCCTCGACGAATGGGGGGCCTTCACCGGTGGCGACAGCGTCCTGCTGCCCCCCACGCTCGAAGCCATCCTGCAATGGTGGTCGGCGTTGCAGTCGCAGGCCTGAACGATGGACTGCCGCCCCGGTTGCGCCGCCTGCTGCATCGCGCCCTCCATTTCCTCGCCGATTCCCGGCATGGAAGGCGGCAAGCCCGCCGGCACGCGCTGCATTCAGCTCGATGAGCGCGATCGCTGTCGCCTGTTCGGCGATCCGCGGCGCCCCGCCGTGTGCGGCAGCCTGGCACCGTCGGTCGAGATGTGCGGCGCCGACCAAGCGCACGCCCTGCACTTCCTGACACGTCTGGAGATCATGACGGCGGCCTGAGACGCACACGTCGCGCGCCGCGGCGCAACATCCGGCCGGCTATAATCCTGCGCTTCCCCGCTCCGGACTCCCACAGCCGCATGGACTTCTCCCTCCTCCTCGTCGCCCTCGTCCTCGGCATCGTCGAAGGCCTCACCGAATTCCTGCCGGTGTCCTCCACCGGCCACCTCATCATCGTCGGCGATCTGCTCGGCTACAACGACGACACCAGCAAGGTGTTCAAGATCGTCATCCAGCTCGCCGCCATCCTCGCGGTGTGCTGGGACTACCGCGAACGCCTGATCAAGGTCGCCGTAGGCCTGCCCACCGAGCGCAGCGCACAGCGCTTCGTGTGGATGCTGTTCATCGGCTTCCTGCCTGCGGCCGTCCTCGGGCTGATGTTCCATTCCACGATCAAGGGCCTGCTGTTCAACCCGATCACGGTGGCGACCGCGCTGGTGGTGGGTGGCCTGATCATCCTCTACGTGGAAAAGCGCGCCTACCATCCGCGCATCAACGACGTCGACGACATGCGCTGGACCGACGCGCTCAAGGTCGGCTTCGCCCAGGCGCTGGCGATGATCCCGGGCACCTCGCGCTCGGGCGCGACCATCATGGGCGGGCTGATCTTCGGCCTGTCGCGCAAGACGGCGGCGGAGTTCTCCTTCTTCCTGGCGATCCCGACCATGTTCGCCGCCACCGCCTACGACCTGTACAAGAACTGGGCGCTGCTGCGCCTCGAAGACCTGCCGGTGTTCGCGGTCGGCTTCGTCGCCTCCTTCGTCGCCGCGATGTGGGCGGTGAAGAGCTTCATCAAGTTCATCTCCAACCACACCTTCGTCGTCTTCGCCTGGTACCGCATCGCCTTCGGCCTCTTCGTGCTGGCGACCTGGTATTTCGGCTGGGTGGAATGGTCGGAACCCTGATGGAGGCACGACGATGATCGTCTATCTGCATGGTTTCCGCTCCGCCCCGGCCTCGATCAAGGCCCGGGCGCTCGGGGCGCGCATGGCCGAACGCGGCCTCTCCGACCGCTTTTGGTGCGAGCAGCTGCCGGTGTCACCGCGCGCCGCGATCGCGCTGGCCGAGGCCGAGATCGCACGGGCCCGCGCCGCGGGTCTCACGCCCTCCGTGGTCGGCAGCTCGCTGGGCGGCTATTACGCCACCTGGCTCGCCGAGCGCCACGGCCTGCGCGCGGTGCTGGTCAACCCGGCGGTCGTCGCGCCCCTGTCGCTCGAAGCCTACGTCGGCACGCAGACCAACCTCTACACCGGCGAGTCCTTCGACTTCACCCGCGAGCACATCGACGAGTTGCGCGCGCTCGAAGTCCCGGCGATCACACGGCCCGAGCGCTACTGGCTGCTCGCCGAAACCGGCGACGAGGTCCTGGATTACCGCCACGCCGTGCAGAAGTACGCCGGTGCGCGCCAGACCGTGCTGGAAGGCGGCGACCACGGTTTCTCGCGCTGGAACGACTACCTCGATGCCGTCATCGCCTTCGCCGGACTGGACACGGGAGTCACGCGATGAGCACGCCCGGTTCCGCAGCAAGCGCGTCCGCCCCCGACTTCGATGCCCGCCGCTTCAAGGCGATGGAGCGCGCCGGCTTCAACCGCATCGCCGCGCGCTACGCCGAAGGCGCCCACCTGCGCGCCGATCTCGCCGCGGCCCTGCTTGACGCTGCGGCGCTCGAACCCGGCCAGCGTGTGCTCGACCTTGCCAGCGGCCCCGGCCTGCTGGCGCGCGAGGCGGCGCAGCGTGTCGTCCCCGGCGGAAGCGTGCTCGCCACCGACATCGCCGAAGGCATGCTGGCCGAGGGCGCACGCCGCTGCGGCAACCAGGCCGACGCACCCTGCTTCGCGGCCGCCGACGCCGAACGGCTGTGCATCGCCGACGCACGCATGGACCGCGTGCTGGCCGGACTCGCGCTCTTCATCTTTCCGCACCCCGAGCAGGCGCTGGCCGAAATGCATCGCGTGCTGGCGCCCGGAGGACGGGTCGTGTTGTCGGTGTGGGGGCCGCGCGAGACGGTACCGCTGATCCATCGCGCGCAGGACTGCATCGCCCGGCTGCTGCCACCGCCCAAGGTGGCCCGCCCCTCGGTGTTCCGCTACGGCGAACCCGCTACGCTGCACGCGACGCTGGCGGCCGCGGGCTTCGACGACATCGACATCCGGCCCTGCGCGTTCAGTTGCCACTTTGCCGACGCCGATGCCTACTGGCAGGCCTTTCTCGATCTAGCCGGCGGTGCGGCCGAAGCACTGGGCCGTCTGCCGGAGGCAACGCAGCGCGCGCTGCAGGCGGCAGTCGTGGACGATCTCGCTGCGCATTGCTGCGACGACGGCAGGGGGGGCTACCTGCTGCCGGCACGCACCCTGATCGCCAGCGCCCGCCGTCCGGGCAACTGAGGCCCGCACCGGACAACGCTCCAACGGCCTCGTGCCCGCCCCCCCAAACACGCTCACCGCATCCCCTACGTGTCCGCTCCTTCCTCCGTGCCACCCTCCGCCACCGATGTCCAACAGGCGCGCCATGGCATGCTCGCCGCATTGGCCGCGTTCTGCATCTGGGGCCTTGCACCGCTGTACTTCCGCGCCATCGGCAGCGTGCCGCCGTTCGAGATCGTCGCCCACCGCGTGCTGTGGTCGGCGCTGTTCCTCGCCGTGCTGATCGCGCTGCTGCCCTTCGCCGGCGGCTTCGGCCGTGTGCGCAGCGTGCTCGCGCAGCCGAAACTGCTCGGCCTGCTCACCATCACCGCCCTGCTCACCAGCAGCAACTGGCTGGTGTTCATCTGGGCCGTCGACGCCGAACGGCTGCTCGAGGCAAGCCTGGGCTACTTCATCAACCCGCTCGTCAGCGTGGCGCTCGGGGCGATCTTCCTCGGCGAACGCCTGCGACCGCTGCAGGCCGCCGCGGTGGCGATCGCCTTCGCCGGCGTGGGCTGGCGCGTATGGCAACTCGGCACCCTGCCCTGGATCGCACTCTTCCTCGCCGGCACCTTCGGCCTGTACGGTCTGCTGCGCAAGCGCGCCCCGATCGAGGCCGCAAGCGGGCTCTTCATCGAGACCCTGCTCGTCGCACCGCTGGCGCTGGGCTGGCTGGCATGGCTCGCCTACCGCGGCGACTTCAGCTTCGGCAGCGGCGCCCACACCGACTGGCTGCTGCCGCTGTCGGGCATCATCACCGCCGTACCGCTGATGCTGTTCGCCATCGGCGCACGCCGGCTGCCGCTGGCCACCGTGGGCTTCCTGCAGTATCTCGCTCCCAGCATCAACTTCGTCATCGCGGTCTGGCTCTTCCGCGAGCCCTTCGATGCTGCGCAATTCATCGGCTTCCTGCTGATCTGGACGGCACTGGCGATCTACTCCGCCGACATGCTGCACGCCGCACGCGGTCGCCATGCGGCCGAGGCCGGGCGGGCGTCCGCTGAAACCTCGGCTCGCTCCGACAGTCGATAGCGTTTTAGGGCAAGTCGTCCGAATCCAGTAAACTACGCGACTTGCTTTCTCCAGGCGGATGCCGATGTTCGTGCTGTATGAAGAGGACGGGGCCTTCAAGGCCGGCACGGTCCTCACCGATAACGAAGCCACGCTGCAGGTCGAGAACACCCACGGCAAGCGGGTGAAGCTCAAGCGCGCCAACGTGCTGCTGGAGTTCCGCGAACCCGGCCCCGCCGACCTGCTGAGCCGTGCCGAGGCCGCCGCGGAGGAACTGGACACCGAGTTCCTGTGGGACGTCTGCGGCGATGGCGAATTCGGCTTTGTCGACTTCGCCGCCGAATACCAGGGCCGCACGCCCAGCGCAGTGGAATCGGCGGCAATCCTGCTGCGCCTGCACTCCGCCCCGATCTGGTTCCACCGCAAGGGCAAGGGGCGCTTCCGCAAGGCGCCGGCCGACATCCTGCAGGCCGCGCTGGCCGGCCTGGAGAAGAAGCGCCAGCAGGCCGCCGCCATCGAGCACATGCGCGGCGAACTGGTCGAAGGCCGGATGCCGCCCGAACTCGCCGCCCTGCTGCCGCAGGCGCTGTATCGCCCGGACCGCAACCGCCTCGAGATCAAGGCGCTGGAAGCGGCGTGCGTCGACACCGGCCTGTCGGCCGCACGGCTGCTGCTCAAGTGCGGTGCGCTCGGCTCGAGCTACGATTTCCACTACAACCGCTTCCTGTTCGAGCATTTCCCCGAAGGCGCGAGCTTTCCGGCGTTTGCACCGGCCACGCTGCCGGCCGAATTGCCGCGCGCACAGGTTGCGGCCTTCT
This genomic window from Thauera humireducens contains:
- the priB gene encoding primosomal replication protein N produces the protein MPDPGLNELRLDARVAELLPLRRTPAGVPIASCVLAHESKQVEAGLTRDVSVEVQAVAVGDLASVLAAAKPGAAVRLSGFLAARSLRSRSPVLHLNTIEFLEGN
- the rarD gene encoding EamA family transporter RarD, producing the protein MLAALAAFCIWGLAPLYFRAIGSVPPFEIVAHRVLWSALFLAVLIALLPFAGGFGRVRSVLAQPKLLGLLTITALLTSSNWLVFIWAVDAERLLEASLGYFINPLVSVALGAIFLGERLRPLQAAAVAIAFAGVGWRVWQLGTLPWIALFLAGTFGLYGLLRKRAPIEAASGLFIETLLVAPLALGWLAWLAYRGDFSFGSGAHTDWLLPLSGIITAVPLMLFAIGARRLPLATVGFLQYLAPSINFVIAVWLFREPFDAAQFIGFLLIWTALAIYSADMLHAARGRHAAEAGRASAETSARSDSR
- a CDS encoding DUF2478 domain-containing protein, with amino-acid sequence MPAHAIAAVVYTPADNIEALLAQAARELAARGVKLGGVLQHDIAGVIDDPCAMELENLETGESIPLSQELGRGSVACRVDPDALARGSVAVRGAIARGVGLVIINKFGAQEVSGAGLRDEMAETVLAGVPLLTAVGERFLDEWGAFTGGDSVLLPPTLEAILQWWSALQSQA
- a CDS encoding undecaprenyl-diphosphate phosphatase, encoding MDFSLLLVALVLGIVEGLTEFLPVSSTGHLIIVGDLLGYNDDTSKVFKIVIQLAAILAVCWDYRERLIKVAVGLPTERSAQRFVWMLFIGFLPAAVLGLMFHSTIKGLLFNPITVATALVVGGLIILYVEKRAYHPRINDVDDMRWTDALKVGFAQALAMIPGTSRSGATIMGGLIFGLSRKTAAEFSFFLAIPTMFAATAYDLYKNWALLRLEDLPVFAVGFVASFVAAMWAVKSFIKFISNHTFVVFAWYRIAFGLFVLATWYFGWVEWSEP
- a CDS encoding zinc/iron-chelating domain-containing protein: MDCRPGCAACCIAPSISSPIPGMEGGKPAGTRCIQLDERDRCRLFGDPRRPAVCGSLAPSVEMCGADQAHALHFLTRLEIMTAA
- the hrpA gene encoding ATP-dependent RNA helicase HrpA: MRADHRGARRPSDLPNFDDCLSADRPRLRRMARDLARPAKGDERAAAQRTRLQADFDALCARSRAALLARRAALPAPDFPPELPVSARRDEIAAALAAHQVIIVCGETGSGKTTQLPKIAMTLGRGVAGLIGHTQPRRLAARATATRIAQELRSPLGEVVGYKIRFTDKTGERSHIKLMTDGILLAETQTDPLLAAYDTLIIDEAHERSLNIDFLLGYLRTLLPRRPDLKVIVTSATLDAERFANHFADAAGKPAPVIEVSGRLYPIEMRYRPVESEEVDPAAAARTAAAKGDKSKDKSRDLLDALVDAVDEAQRCGPGDVLVFLPGEREIREAAEALRKAHHLPGTEILPLFARQSAQEQARVFSASNGRRVVLSTNVAETSLTVPGIRYVVDTGLARIKRYSPRNKVEQLQVEKIAQSAAQQRAGRCGRVMDGICFRLYDEDDFNRRPAHTDPEILRSSLAGVILRMKALKLGAVEDFPFIDAPGSRLIGDGYALLAELGAVSDDDERKLTPIGIELARLPLDPRIGRMILAARDRGALAELLVIAAALSVQDPRERPQDSPGGADQAHAKFRGGEQDQKSEFLWYWHLWKAWDEVQRHESSSKQKAWCKKHFLNYMRMREWRDVFTQLHSLCAEHGWKENTQSANYEAIHKALLAGLLGNVGCKVDDGEYATKGPQAGSYLGARGIRFWPHPGSSLAKKAGKWIVAAEQVETSRLFGRCIARIEPEWVEEVGSHLIKRQVFEPHWSKSSGAVRAWERGTLYGLVIYPRRGVAYRDIDPALCRELFIREGLVQGEIAEGPARAMAFLAHNQRLVAEIERLEHKSRRPDVLVDETLIEAFYDSKLPAEVCDVAGLEAWRKQAEKAEPKLLHLSREQLMRHEAEGVTTDRFPPTLEVLGQKLKLTYLHQPGEADDGVTLAVPLAMLNQIPANRCEWLVPGLLEEKVAALMKTVPQKHRHRLQPVAESAAAFMLAFEAGEFDTDEPLLKMLQRFVEERVQLKLPLESFRPENLKPHCFMNFRVIDEHGRVMGQSRNLMELRVRFREQVAARFSAAKIGGALAGALSAAGVGAAAAAGDDAGQAARASGDASMRGRAEAERRAVQGAPAGRGGNAPVAPATAAPALSGFTAWTFGELPELLEVRVAGREVIGFPALHDDGDSVSLRPYDTPEEAASVHRRGLARLFALSLKDQVRAVERLPGLRELALQYMNFGTEAELKARLVEATLNRCCLLEPLPANADAFAKRCAEAKTRVSLVAQEFMRLTGQLLAEYAGLQKRLAGLKTFPEVVADIQAQLAALLPKDFLVAFAWERLAHFPRYLKGDAVRLDKLRNNPARDAQAMAEWKQLAQVWERERLARRRAGVEDPALEEFRWLLEELRVGLYAQELRTPMPVSVKRLQKIWDSRPR
- the rpsF gene encoding 30S ribosomal protein S6, translating into MRHYEIVFIVHPDQSEQVPAMVERYKTLVTGRNGQIHRLEDWGRRQMAYPIQKVHKAHYVLMNIECDGETLNELEHAFKFNDAVLRHLTIKMKKAVTTPSPMMKEEKSRSLSTASDEAKPADSEAAAA
- a CDS encoding YqiA/YcfP family alpha/beta fold hydrolase: MIVYLHGFRSAPASIKARALGARMAERGLSDRFWCEQLPVSPRAAIALAEAEIARARAAGLTPSVVGSSLGGYYATWLAERHGLRAVLVNPAVVAPLSLEAYVGTQTNLYTGESFDFTREHIDELRALEVPAITRPERYWLLAETGDEVLDYRHAVQKYAGARQTVLEGGDHGFSRWNDYLDAVIAFAGLDTGVTR
- a CDS encoding class I SAM-dependent methyltransferase is translated as MSTPGSAASASAPDFDARRFKAMERAGFNRIAARYAEGAHLRADLAAALLDAAALEPGQRVLDLASGPGLLAREAAQRVVPGGSVLATDIAEGMLAEGARRCGNQADAPCFAAADAERLCIADARMDRVLAGLALFIFPHPEQALAEMHRVLAPGGRVVLSVWGPRETVPLIHRAQDCIARLLPPPKVARPSVFRYGEPATLHATLAAAGFDDIDIRPCAFSCHFADADAYWQAFLDLAGGAAEALGRLPEATQRALQAAVVDDLAAHCCDDGRGGYLLPARTLIASARRPGN